tttttttctaacatgaatttcaattttttttttttttgctagtATCCATCAGAGCCTCGAAAATCAGCCTCGATGCGTCTTCAATCGGAGAAAGGTTGCCCCAAAGACATTGATCAGTATCCAAACAAAAGTAAGAGATTCCTCAAAGCATTGCTTAGTCGTCCGAAATCGAAGAAAGATGAGATGCTATATACTTATCTGAACGAATATTGAGAAAAATACCAAGGATGACGATGATAGAGGGCCAATAAAATAGTCAGTGACGGTGGCAAAGAAACAAAGAGAGGGAATCCAGTGAGGAAAGCCTCTACACTTGCACCCCTtcgttctttatttttgttcaaagaAGGCCAAAAAGTTCAGATATAAAAGAAGGAAAGTCTCTTCTATCCACAACCAACGTATATTTTTTCCCTAGTATTTCAATGTTGGCCTGCAATGATGTGTGTGTATGCATTTATCATTGTTAACCAGACATTGCATGCAATATTGATGGAAGCCTttttgaagtttatgaaggGTTGAGTTAGtttttaccatttaaaattCTATCTAACATGGTCACAGTTATTTCATCATGTCCTATATTTTAACCAATGTTGCAAATAACTATTTCACATCTGGGTTTAATTTTGTAAGACTTGGTTTAGCTTCACTTTGGAAAAATCTTTTTCTTCGGGGTTTGGGGctaaagtattaaataaaatcccGGTCAATGAGTTTGGCGATGAGCAAAAACAGCCACCTGTCTCTGCCCTTTAAGACAGCTTACAGGTTAAAGCAAGCATCAGctgatattaattatttctggttTTAAATCACTACCAGATATACTTGTATCTAAATATGTGTTGAACATAAGTATCAAACACACATGAAATGAAGAGTCGTAAAAAGAGAAGAATTCGGCATAACTTAGTGATAGTTCCAAATGTTTAAACTTGTTCAACatacataaagaaaaaaacctgGAAGATAACGGTGTGCTAGAAGCTAAGCTTACAtcctaattaaaattacatgtGTATTATTAAGAATACAAAAGACGAAGTACAAGAATAACGAAAAAGAATGCATTAATGCCAGAATCCCACAGCATTTATTGTAAAATTGCAATAATCAAAGATCACAATACCATTCCTGGCCCAAGTTCTTCGATGGTTTTTGAGGCAAGTGTGAGTACATCAACGAAAGCTGAAAATGATGCACGGAGAAACCTAGCTTCAACTGCTTCAAAGTGCCTGATTGTTTACAAAGTGTGGTTAGGAAATGGCATTGGAAGGAACAAAGCATTCAAACAGAGAAAGTAAAATATTAGCACCCTATGTTGCTCAGATTCTTCCAGGTACATATTGGGACATGAGTATTAAGATATGGCCCTCCAAGGACTTaccaaatacatggaaaaacttgtataaatttgAACATGCCCATATGGTATGCAAATCAGTATATGATACTCACAAGTAACATAAATTACTACATTGGAGTAAGAACATTTCACCCCTGAAGTTCCTTGTCCCCCACGTTTTGGATATCATTTGTTGGATTATGCGACAAGAGATAagtatttcccatcacttcACACATCCTAAACTCTAATGCCTAAAACTCAAGCTTAAGGTACCAACAAAGGGTGAGAAAGTGGTGATGTTGGGGCAGCGAGTTTTGACAAACATTATGTAAACATGGAATGGAACCACAAGCTAAACTACGTCTATGTCAAATCAATCAAAAAACATAACAATGTTACTCCGATTCCAAGCGACGGTCCAATGTGGGTATGTGTATGCTaaatctttttaatattttcccagCACTGGTATAATCCGGTATCTATATCCGAATATGTGGCATGTAACATAGTAATATAGGATACAAACCATGCAATTCCTATAaaagatgaatttgaaagtAATAATCCAGAGAAAAacatttttgttcaaattaaaGAAGATAGTAAGTAATTTACACAGAAAGTTTCCCATCAGAGATCCACATTTGCCTCTTCACTTTATCTGGTTGCAACTGCATTACAACATAAACCAGATTTAAAAACTGCACGAAACAATTACTATAATTCTCATCAACATCATTCCAAGTTAAAAGTACATTACCTCTTTATCAACACCCAATGCAGCATAGACTATTGAAGCATTCTCTTCAGACTCAAAATCTACCTCCAAATCACTGCATATAGTAGAAGAGACATTACAACTGACTTCACAGTTCCAAAAAGAAACCCAGAAAACAAAGGGCAAAGCGAAGCTTGTTAACTTTAAGAAGTAACCAAAGGATACCCATAGAATTTTGAGAGcataaaaggggaaaaaaagagagaaaattacCAGCTGAATTCCCACTGGTTCAGGGTATCTGACAAGTCAGCGACAGCAGCCATGTGAGGTCTTCCAACTGGAACTGCGTTACAAGAAGTTAAGAATCAGCCGAAGAGGACGAAATGAAATAGGGTTGAGGACTTAAATagatacaaagaaaaaaaaggattaaCTACAAAATTGGTCCCTGAACTATACTACTTTTCCTTTTAGGTAAggaacattttctttttatca
The window above is part of the Gossypium raimondii isolate GPD5lz chromosome 9, ASM2569854v1, whole genome shotgun sequence genome. Proteins encoded here:
- the LOC105800165 gene encoding uncharacterized protein LOC105800165 yields the protein MAAVADLSDTLNQWEFSCDLEVDFESEENASIVYAALGVDKELQPDKVKRQMWISDGKLSVHFEAVEARFLRASFSAFVDVLTLASKTIEELGPGMVL